A window from Toxoplasma gondii ME49 chromosome IX, whole genome shotgun sequence encodes these proteins:
- the SRS36E gene encoding SAG-related sequence SRS36E (encoded by transcript TGME49_292275~Gene product name based on ToxoDB Community Expert Annotation.), giving the protein MQPDPKSLTAYHCTDTNIENCKTVVNLTEVMPSFAKSWWTEDDKNGKAPKLVIPEGGFPAQEETIVLGCNVRSKVSSKGQKEQANTTATLPTCRVKVTLTAQPAASHAPTPSCLGLIAVVFTPFVSFGAY; this is encoded by the coding sequence atgcAGCCCGACCCAAAATCTCTGACAGCTTACCACTGCACGGACACCAACATAGAGAACTGCAAGACCGTCGTGAACCTCACTGAGGTCATGCCCAGTTTCGCAAAGAGCTGGTGGACAGAGGATGACAAGAACGGGAAGGCACCTAAACTGGTGATTCCTGAAGGTGGCTTCCCTGCTCAGGAAGAAACGATCGTGCTGGGTTGCAACGTAAGAAGCAAGGTTTCTTCGAAGGGGCAGAAAGAGCAAGCGAACACAACCGCGACGTTGCCGACATGCAGAGTGAAGGTGACACTCACTGCTCAGCCCGCAGCCTCACACGCCCCGACGCCTTCGTGCCTCGGATTGATTGCGGTGGTTTTCActccctttgtttctttcggTGCATACTGA
- a CDS encoding hypothetical protein (encoded by transcript TGME49_292245~Signal peptide predicted by SignalP 2.0 HMM (probability 0.915) with cleavage site probability 0.697 at residue 30): protein MSPLPPSSSAFFLSSKAFLSSLRLSASSLGRPPPRLSFRSFSSSSTSPSSSSSSSSPASAPSPPSSSSSSRSSASPGGRHRLVLPPDLPKGMKGSHGFLDGNSALAAAVEAALDKPSRTKRVAGKEISGKDYSRLMVPKQRKKKTKHTGGQNVTY from the coding sequence atgtcgcctctcccgccttcctcgtcggcgttcttcctctcttccaaAGCTTTCCtgtcgtctcttcgcctgtctgcttcctctctcggtcGTCCCccccctcgcctctcttttcgctctttctcttcttcctctacgtctccgtcttcttcttcatcctcgtcctctcctgcttccgctccctctcccccttcgtcatcctcttcgtctcggtcCTCCGCGTCGCCAGGAGGGAGACACCGGCTGGTGCTCCCGCCTGACTTGCCGAAAGGCATGAAGGGATCTCACGGATTTCTTGACGGCAACTCCGCCCTCGCAGCCGCAGTCGAGGCTGCGCTCGACAAGCCGTCCAGGACGAAGCGCGTAGCGGGGAAGGAGATCAGCGGGAAGGACTACTCCAGACTCATGGTCCccaaacagagaaagaagaaaaccaaACACACGGGCGGGCAAAACGTCACCTACTGA
- the SRS36C gene encoding SAG-related sequence SRS36C (encoded by transcript TGME49_292270~Gene product name based on ToxoDB Community Expert Annotation.~Signal peptide predicted by SignalP 2.0 HMM (probability 0.834) with cleavage site probability 0.605 at residue 29) encodes MMERQTSFIKRSLTAVGLVAAVLFNACPSEVTNVLATGQSIVLSCTRSENLTTCACKEVSAANRQVGSSTGTATLSELSNGLTIECPKTTYEFVPKEPTHVCIAKESTSAILQACKATPTKNPIKDLLIQTTQTKVPEWTTTNPGGHSLILPPETFPIVDKSFFAGCLKTSSRRQRNTDVECLVKVDVKARTSAVRDGVLICAYGDKSNTSVPEVTLNAENNSLTIQCGEEGEMQPDPKSLTAYHCTDTNIENCKTVVNLTEVMPSFAKSWWTEDDKNGKAPKLVIPEGGFPAQEETIVLGCNVRSKVLRRGRKSKRTQPRRCQHAE; translated from the coding sequence ATGATGGAACGTCAGACTTCTTTTATCAAAAGGTCCCTGACGGCAGTCGGGCTGGTGGCCGCTGTTCTTTTCAATGCATGCCCGAGCGAGGTAACGAATGTTCTGGCGACAGGCCAAAGTATAGTCCTCAGTTGCACTCGAAGTGAGAACTTGACCACATGCGCCTGCAAAGAAGTATCGGCTGCGAACAGACAAGTGGGCAGTTCTACAGGCACTGCAACGTTGTCCGAGTTGAGCAATGGACTCACTATAGAGTGCCCGAAAACAACTTACGAGTTTGTGCCTAAGGAGCCGACACATGTGTGCATCGCAAAAGAATCCACTTCAGCGATCCTGCAGGCGTGTAAAGCCACGCCGACGAAAAATCCTATCAAGGATTTGCTGATCCAAACCACCCAGACCAAAGTCCCTGAATGGACAACCACAAATCCGGGAGGGCACTCCCTTATCCTTCCCCCAGAGACGTTCCCCATCGTCGACAAAAGCTTCTTCGCAGGCTGCTTGAAAACGAGTTCACGTCGTCAGAGAAACACCGATGTCGAGTGTTTGGTGAAAGTTGACGTCAAAGCGAGGACCTCTGCAGTGAGGGACGGCGTCCTCATTTGCGCGTACGGAGACAAAAGCAACACATCTGTTCCTGAAGTGACGCTGAACGCAGAGAACAATTCCCTGACTATCCAGTGTggtgaggaaggagagatgCAGCCCGACCCAAAATCTCTGACAGCTTACCACTGCACGGACACCAACATAGAGAACTGCAAGACCGTCGTGAACCTCACTGAGGTCATGCCCAGTTTCGCAAAGAGCTGGTGGACAGAGGATGACAAGAACGGGAAGGCACCTAAACTGGTGATTCCTGAAGGTGGCTTCCCTGCTCAGGAAGAAACGATCGTGCTGGGTTGCAACGTAAGAAGCAAGGTTCTTCGAAGGGGCAGAAAGAGCAAGCGAACACAACCGCGACGTTGCCAACATGCAGAGTGA
- the SRS36D gene encoding SAG-related sequence SRS36D (encoded by transcript TGME49_292280~Gene product name based on ToxoDB Community Expert Annotation.~Signal peptide predicted by SignalP 2.0 HMM (probability 0.983) with cleavage site probability 0.947 at residue 32~Predicted trans-membrane domain (TMHMM2.0):12-30), translating into MERTTAISNKFRAAAGLLVAVLFMSSPSGVRGRAAARNKITPNCMASDNITACVCKESETASLRKDGQSDSATLSESINSVTIQCPTTGDFKFVPSTVTDVCTAEETNMTLKTCEGDNNNKKTSPITAFLVDVDGSNAPEWTVATPESKTHSLTLPAENFPRVDKKFFAGCLKTSSSRQRNADVECLVKVDVKARTSAVRDGVLICAYGDKSNTSVPEVTLNAENNSLTIQCGEEGEMQPDPKSLTAYHCTDTNIENCKTVVNLTEVMPSFAKSWWTEDDKNGKAPKLVIPEGGFPAQEETIVLGCNVRSKVSSKGQKEQANTTATLPTCRVKVTLTAQPAASHAPTPSCLGLIAVVFTPFVSFGAY; encoded by the coding sequence ATGGAGCGTACGACTGCCATATCAAACAAGTTCCGAGCAGCGGCTGGGCTCCTGGTTGCTGTTCTTTTCATGTCGTCGCCGAGCGGAGTACGGGGACGTGCAGCAGCAAGAAATAAAATAACACCGAATTGCATGGCAAGCGACAACATTACCGCTTGTGTATGTAAGGAATCAGAAACGGCAAGCCTACGAAAGGACGGGCAGAGTGACAGCGCAACTCTCTCCGAGTCCATCAATAGTGTCACCATACAATGTCCCACCACTGGTGATTTCAAATTTGTACCCTCGACAGTAACTGATGTGTGCAcagcagaggaaacaaacaTGACTCTGAAGACGTGTGAAGGGGACAACAATAACAAAAAGACATCTCCTATTACAGCTTTTCTGGTCGACGTTGATGGAAGCAACGCACCGGAATGGACTGTCGCAACCCCCGAGTCAAAGACACACTCTCTGACACTCCCGGCAGAAAACTTCCCTCGCGTAGACAAAAAATTCTTCGCAGGCTGCTTGAAAACGAGTTCAAGTCGTCAGAGAAACGCCGATGTCGAGTGTTTGGTGAAAGTTGACGTCAAAGCGAGGACCTCTGCAGTGAGGGACGGCGTCCTCATTTGCGCGTACGGAGACAAAAGCAACACATCTGTTCCTGAAGTGACGCTGAACGCAGAGAACAATTCCCTGACTATCCAGTGTGgtgaggagggagagatgcAGCCCGACCCAAAATCTCTGACAGCTTACCACTGCACGGACACCAACATAGAGAACTGCAAGACCGTCGTGAACCTCACTGAGGTCATGCCCAGTTTCGCAAAGAGCTGGTGGACAGAGGATGACAAGAACGGGAAGGCACCTAAACTGGTGATTCCTGAAGGTGGCTTCCCTGCTCAGGAAGAAACGATCGTGCTGGGTTGCAACGTAAGAAGCAAGGTTTCTTCGAAGGGGCAGAAAGAGCAAGCGAACACAACCGCGACGTTGCCAACATGCAGAGTGAAGGTGACACTCACTGCTCAGCCCGCAGCCTCACACGCCCCGACGCCTTCGTGCCTCGGATTGATTGCGGTGGTTTTCActccctttgtttctttcggTGCATACTGA
- a CDS encoding hypothetical protein (encoded by transcript TGME49_292235), which translates to MTSHTEASLPASSRPAGGQTPDGARRGGRGRDRGQGACTSTASPDSSRASAAPAAPARGSRARGRGRRNVAYRPVSSCSSASKNEPASFAYLLRALFEPDECAEALFAEDANGQVHALAPAEQGGERSEALECILCYETSSCVAVGCCQHICCWLCALRLRLFPPFNRVCPFCKVSTPFLLLLYLPSLDVSSDSPRFSALLSRNSLPSVLARGFLAPPFFTEAAAAALPTHLRDEGSAFCFSSPAVRRLVECVLQWRCWLPACRAKWLRDFVFSDDQDRLELDVREALRQRKVAQNGEDATKTRRGRGAEATRARGNANEAGGETGTSSTPAFAFPEATYSPDGPLPFGVFSSLQQLTVHTQQSHNGEAYCKVCVTGRPQLLLLEHLLYPAALLDVHLQRSDAGAGKTGKADAQVYVHPRCRVCRERCLDGDALLLHVKNNHFHCGLCEADAANAGGGAGDERRNGQGRRGGAGGRLTADGTQKEVADLIPVYATLPLLQQHYRERHYPCPHTEHCPLTVFREQTELLVHLATRHATPSASLSSSRLCVSGAAASASAPRASSSDGLASSGSRLSVPIALCFNYRTYKQEQQSRQTQGDRRRANRHSRGPALLDLPRDPEVPPPSSSSSSSSSYALSSSSSSSSSSSSSSSFSSSSSSSSSSSSSSSSSALSSSSSSSSSSSSSSPSSSSSSCVRTASRGQEESARGERPQAFPFPPGLAVPVSSSGKAPQCLPPGLALAAQASPHAGTSSAVLIEGLCRALSFSEKEQLADDLHAAHAYASAFWSADALRSEDEAKAYLRRAFRCTDSLGPAQQQQIRDALRLLREAEKAHAEKTAAAEARGADEAASKNAFLSNAFAVYVARLVAALWSFPKEASVASCQAKTTPSIVFPPIVAHASSSSTSSGRKASPISPPSSFLARLLLLLVLGAGPEASPQTRSAGERGGSEASTEQRVQLLLDGLKTALEAVTSFVSASLESTSKADSVSPKEGTEQRERGERGGGQRGEEEGKDFPGRRHSEEAGGAETARDEREEKKRVERERRDPAGIPESKKRNFLPLWEADRENVVLGPDKNYLQALTWVVERICCLEEEEEEEEDDRGGKQSLGVPQQLKKGGRQRGGRLPQNRMQPPKRAAWNVEAEHSGDKRMSHQQKKKGKERADLQAALRDAVALRTQPELQQLALLSRDLAPFIQSTRLLEDIQALGPTFYRLRASVDQGGAVACWFERCQAALGPITDDEARTLLLYLRAAATQQPQREQLEEFPSLYSTAPPAAARGASAAPRRKEGASQGVWVRPGAGSSPFDAASRSTHFPALPSAPQRASSPQAKPRNLWTSSAALPSSPSSASSSSSSSPPSSSSARTAGWSSSSAAYPPLPAPPPDTNSSFSVKKEGQGGPRDSRAGGANVWGRSDFRAEAEETEEEKISCPACTYANASTRTACQLCGHTLSAKKGGKGKRTLLHFG; encoded by the exons ATGACAAGCCACACAGAAGCGTCGCTGCCCGCGTCGTCTCGTCCAGCAGGTGGACAGACACCCGACGGCGCTCGCCGCGGCGGCCGAGGCAGAGACCGCGGCCAGGGCGCCTGCACCTCCACTGCCTCTCCAgattcttctcgcgcttctgccgCTCCTGCCGCTCCTGCGCGAGGTTCCCGCGCTCGCGGACGCGGAAGACGAAACGTCGCCTACCgacctgtctcttcttgctcttccgCCTCGAAGAACGAGCCTGCGTCCTTCGCGTACTTGCTGAGGGCTTTGTTCGAGCCGGACGAGTGTGCGGAAGCTTTGTTTGCCGAGGACGCAAACGGccaagtgcatgcgcttgccCCCGCCGAGCAGGGAGGGGAGCGCAGCGAGGCGCTCGAGTGCATTCTGTGTTACGAGACTTCTTCGTGTGTCGCCGTCGGCTGTTGCCAGCATATTTGTTGCTGGCTCTGCGctttgcgtcttcgtctcttcccaCCCTTCAATCGCGTCTGTCCATTCTGCAAGGTCTCCAcgcctttcctcctcctgcTCTACCTGCCCTCTCTCGACGTCTCCTCAGACTCcccgcgcttctctgctctcctctcgcgcaaCAGCCTTCCCTCGGTGCTCGCGCGCGGCTTCCTGGCGCCACCCTTCTTCACAGAAGCCGCTGCAGCGGCTCTGCCGACCCATTTGCGCGACGAAGGCAgcgcgttctgcttctcttcaccGGCAGTCCGCAGGCTCGTGGAGTGCGTCCTGCAGTGGCGCTGCTGGCTGCCTGCCTGTCGCGCCAAGTGGCTGCGCgacttcgtcttctccgacGACCAAGACCGACTTGAGCTGGACGTCCGGGAGGCTCTGCGGCAGAGAAAGGTCGCACAGAACGGGGAGGACGCGACGAAAACGAGGCGCGGCCGAGGCGCCGAGGCTACACGAGCTCGAGGCAACGCTAACGAAGCTGGAGGCGAAACGGGGACTTCTTCGACGCCTGCGTTTGCGTTTCCGGAGGCGACGTATTCGCCAGACGGCCCTCTGCCCTTTGgggtcttctcctcgctgcagCAGTTGACTGTCCACACCCAGCAGAGTCACAACGGAGAGGCGTACTGCAAGGTCTGTGTGACAGGACGGCCGCAACTGCTTCTGCTCGAACATCTGCTCTATCCGGCGGCGCTGCTCGACGTTCACCTCCAGCGAAGCGACGCGGGAGCTGGAAAGACGGGGAAAGCCGACGCCCAGGTGTACGTCCACCCCAGGTGTCGCGTCTGTCGCGAGCGCTGTCTGGACGGAGacgcgctgctgctgcacgTCAAGAACAATCACTTTCACTGCGGCTTGTGCGAGGCGGATGCGGCAAACGCAGGCGGCGGAGctggagacgaaaggagaaacgggcAAGGCCGGCGCGGCGGAGCTGGAGGTCGCCTCACCGCCGACGGGACTCAGAAGGAAGTCGCAGACCTCATACCT GTGTATGCGACGCTGCCTCTGCTCCAGCAACACTACCGCGAGCGCCACTACCCTTGTCCGCACACCGAGCACTGCCCGTTGACCGTTTTCCGCGAGCAGACGGAGCTCCTCGTTCACCTGGCGACCCGCCACGCAACGCCCTctgcctcgctttcttcttctcggctctGCGTCTCAGGCGCCGCGGCCTCCGCCTCGGCGCCAAGAGCCTCGAGCTCCGACGGCCTGGCGTCGAGCGGCTCGCGACTCTCTGTCCCTATCGCCTTGTGCTTCAACTACCGGACGTACAAGCAGGAGCAGCAAAGCCGCCAGACtcagggagacagaagaagagcaaacCGACACTCCAGAGGGCCTGCGCTCCTCGACTTGCCTCGCGATCCAGAAGTCcctcctccttcgtcttcgtcgtcttcatcttcttcgtatgctttgtcttcgtcgtcttcgtcttcttcgtcttcgtcttcttcgtcttcattttcttcgtcttcgtcgtcttcatcttcttcatcttcttcatcttcttcgtctgctttgtcttcatcttcttcgtcttcgtcttcttcatcttcttcgtctccttcgtcttcgtcgtcttcgtgtGTACGGACTGCGTCGCGAGggcaagaagagagcgcgagaggagagagacctcAGGCGTTCCCCTTTCCGCCCGGTCTCGCGGTGCCGGTCTCCTCCTCTGGGAAGGCGCCCCAGTGTCTGCCTCCCGGCCTCGCTTTGGCAGCACAAGCCTCGCCGCATGCAGGGACTTCTTCCGCCGTGTTGATCGAgggtctctgtcgcgccctctctttctcagaAAAGGAGCAGCTGGCAGACGACTTGCAcgcggcgcatgcatatGCCAGCGCGTTCTGGAGCGCTGACGCGCTCCGGTCGGAGGACGAGGCGAAGGCGTACCTCAGGCGCGCcttcaggtgtacagacagcctAGGACccgcgcagcagcagcagatcCGAGACGCGCTGCGGCTGCTCCGGGAAGCCgagaaggcgcatgcagagaagacggcggcTGCAGAGGCGCGGGGAGCGGACGAGGCCGCGTCGAAGAACGCGTTTCTGTCGAATGCTTTTGCGGTCTACGTGGCGCGTCTGGTCGCGGCGCTTTGGAGTTTCCCAAAAGAggcttctgtcgcctcttgTCAGGCAAAGACGACGCCGAGCATCGTCTTCCCTCCGATCGTCGCTcatgcgtcttcttcgtcaacTTCTTCAGGCCGAAAGGCGTCCCCGAtttctccaccttcctctttcctcgctcgaCTCCTGCTGCTCCTCGTCCTGGGAGCGGGGCCTGAGGCCTcgccgcagacgcgaagcgcgggcgagagaggcgggagtGAAGCGTCGACTGAGCAGCGCGTGCAGCTGCTCCTCGATGGCTTGAAGACGGCACTCGAGGCAGTGACGAGCTTCGTCTCCGCGAGCCTCGAGTCCACCAGCAAGGCTGACAGTGTCTCTCCGAAGGAAGGAaccgaacagagagagagaggcgaacgggGAGGCggccagagaggagaggaggaagggaaggaCTTTCCTGGACGGCGTCACAGTGAGGAGGCAGGCGGCGCGGAGACGGCTCGagacgaaagggaagagaagaagagggtggagcgagagaggcgggacCCAGCCGGTATTCccgagtcgaagaagaggaacttcTTGCCTCTCTGGGAGgcggacagagaaaacgttgTGCTGGGTCCGGACAAGAACTACTTGCAGGCACTCACTTGGGTCGTCGAGCGCATCTGTTGtctcgaggaggaggaagaagaggaagaagacgaccgAGGAGGGAAGCAGTCTCTCGGTGTGCCTCAGCAACtgaagaagggagggagacagcgcggCGGTCGACTGCCGCAGaaccgcatgcagccgccCAAGCGCGCAGCGTGGAACGTCGAGGCCGAGCACAGTGGAGACAAGCGCATGTCGCACcagcaaaagaaaaaggggaaGGAACGCGCAGACCTTCAGGCCGCCCTCAGAGATGCTGTCGCCCTGCGGACCCAG cccgaactgcagcagctggctctcctctcccgcgaCCTTGCGCCCTTCATTCAAAGCACGCGTCTGTTGGAAGACATCCAGGCCCTTGG GCCAACGTTTTATCGCTTGAGAGCGAGTGTGGACCAAGGAGGCGCCGTCGCCTGCTGGTTCGAGCGCTGTCAGGCAGCGCTCGGCCCGATCACGGACGACGAGGCGCGAACTCTCCTGCTCTACCTTCGAGCTGCGGCGACTCAGCAGCCCCAGCGTG AGCAGCTGGAAGAGTTTCCCTCGCTCTACTCAACCGCGCCGCCAGCCGCCGCCCGGGGCGCTTCGGCAGCCCcgcgaaggaaggaaggagcTTCTCAAGGAGTCTG gGTCCGCCCCGGCGCTGGGTCTTCTCCCTTCGACGCCGCTAGCCGGTCGACCCATTTCCCTgcccttccttctgctccccaaagagcttcttctccgcaagCGAAGCCCAGAAATCTCTGGACGAGCTCCGCCGCGCTTCCCTCgagtccttcttctgcctcttcgtcttcttcgtcttctcctccttcgtcttcttctgcgaggACTGCTGGttggtcttcttcttccgctgcgTACCCGCCTTtgcctgcgcctcctcctgACACAAACagctctttttctgtcaAGAAGGAAGGCCAAGGAGGTCCACGAGACTCGCGAGCGGGAGGCGCCAACGTCTGGGGTCGCAGCGACTTCCGcgcggaagcagaagaaacagaag aggagaagattTCCTGCCCGGCGTGTACATACGCCAACGCGTCGAcccggactgcctgtcagtTGTGCGGTCACACCTTGAgtgcgaagaagggaggaaaggggAAGCGAACGTTGCTTCACTTCGGATAG
- the SRS36A gene encoding SAG-related sequence SRS36A (encoded by transcript TGME49_292250~Gene product name based on ToxoDB Community Expert Annotation.), which translates to MQGRKADDHVHVRRSFWCSRGSGRENNCTLSQSSNGITVDCSTDSFTVVPSDTSKICIGEGHDETLTACNRNKVSTIKEFLGVAHGTNAPQWTSDHALTIPTEQFSIIDKTLFAGCLRKSGTNQGTKECLVPASVKARASAVKNGVLICAYGTESNNTVSAVTLDAKNNSLTIICDTEGQMHPEKDSLTACHCTNSNTENCKTLNLSSCRASPRGGGRRLTQTVMRSNS; encoded by the coding sequence AtgcaaggaagaaaagcagatgaCCACGTGCATGTGCGCAGGTCCTTCTGGTGCAGCCGCGGCAGCGGCCGCGAAAACAATTGCACTTTGTCCCAGTCGAGTAATGGAATCACTGTTGACTGTTCCACAGATAGTTTCACTGTTGTGCCTTCCGACACAAGTAAGATTTGCATTGGAGAAGGTCATGACGAAACACTGACGGCGTGTAACAGAAACAAAGTATCCACAATCAAGGAATTTCTGGGCGTGGCGCACGGCACCAACGCACCACAGTGGACGTCCGACCACGCTCTAACAATTCCAACAGAGCAATTCTCCATAATTGACAAAACCTTATTCGCAGGATGCTTAAGAAAAAGTGGGACCAACCAGGGCACGAAGGAGTGCTTGGTGCCTGCCAGTGTCAAAGCCAGGGCCTCGGCAGTGAAGAATGGTGTCCTCATTTGCGCCTACGGCACAGAGAGCAACAATACTGTTTCAGCGGTAACACTGGACGCCAAGAACAACTCTCTGACAATCATCTGTGACACTGAAGGACAGATGCACCCAGAAAAGGATTCCTTGACTGCTTGCCACTGCACCAATTCCAACACAGAAAACTGTAAGACCTTGAACCTGAGTTCATGCCGAGCTTCACCGAGAGGTGGTGGACGCCGGTTGACACAGACAGTAATGCGTTCAAACTCGTGA
- a CDS encoding hypothetical protein (encoded by transcript TGME49_292290), translating to MPSLLSFRSCSQPRPSFLSYVTAPSAVLLAALRFSLPWLPSLAVTSECFCLSLPVPLLHLHDLFFHRRSRLFESCPKNVNERASPHDNLVRNIVFLGASFSLTPPFLPVCLLVSLVSFHFFFSLQPVSSFLQLCASQFFPTRLLSSHSFCTFRFTHSQSN from the coding sequence AtgccctctcttctctctttccgttCATGCTCTCAACCACGCCCCTCGTTTCTATCCTATGTCACCGCCCCTTCTGCCGTTCTTCTTGCggctctgcgtttctctttgccCTGGCTTCCCAGCCTTGCTGTTACCTCTGagtgcttctgtctctctcttcccgttCCTCTCTTGCACCTCCACGACTTATTTTTCCACCGGAGATCTCGACTTTTTGAATCCTGCCCGAAGAATGTCAACGAAAGGGCGTCTCCACATGACAACCTCGTTCGAAACATCGTCTTTTTGGGAGCCTCGTTTTCACTCACGCCTCCGTTCCTTCCCGTGTGTCTGCTCGTTTCCCTTGTGTCttttcatttcttcttctccttgcagcctgtttcctcgtttctgcagctctgcGCTTCGCAGTTCTTTCCCACCcggcttctttcctcccacAGCTTCTGCACCTTTCGCTTCACCCACAGCCAGAGCAACTGA
- the SRS36B gene encoding SAG-related sequence SRS36B (encoded by transcript TGME49_292260~Gene product name based on ToxoDB Community Expert Annotation.~Signal peptide predicted by SignalP 2.0 HMM (probability 0.943) with cleavage site probability 0.472 at residue 37~Predicted trans-membrane domain (TMHMM2.0):12-35), whose product MVRRSSLFDKSRAAVGLVAGVLLFAGPSQLWNGLVDAAGPTPRCSQSGKITHCVCEKAAQDSEVTRVTEAVTPTVSLSEESNGITIQCDPAKFTFVPSTETDVCVWKDSQNTLAVCNQDTTKTSIKTFLNLDTDDLPKWTTSSNDGRHSLLFSEHALPLTEKRFYAGCISTGSGERTQQEECLVTVSVKARTSSVKDGVLTCAYGAESNKSVPEVRLNSANNSLTIVCGNEGTMQPTKESLTAYQCSGAENEGCKTVKLTEVMPRFTSSWWAEDEKNKNAPKLVIPEGGFPDQEETILLGCTQNSQTAAKEAESGTTPAVELPKCKVKVTLSAHSSASQASNVSFLGLLGLALTPLVFLGTY is encoded by the coding sequence ATGGTGCGACGGTCTTCGCTCTTTGACAAGTCCAGGGCAGCGGTTGGGCTGGTGGCGggagttcttctcttcgcgggTCCAAGTCAACTTTGGAATGGTCTGGTAGATGCGGCCGGACCGACCCCTAGGTGCTCCCAAAGTGGAAAGATTACCCACTGTGTCTGtgagaaggcggcgcaggACTCAGAGGTCACCCGAGTGACCGAAGCGGTGACCCCGACCGTATCTCTGTCAGAGGAAAGCAATGGAATCACCATCCAGTGTGATCCAGCCAAATTTACCTTTGTGCCCTCCACTGAAACGGACGTATGCGTCTGGAAAGACTCCCAAAATACTCTGGCCGTTTGTAACCAGGACACCACGAAAACTTCCATTAAAACCTTTCTTAACCTGGACACCGACGACCTTCCCAAGTGGACGACATCCAGCAATGACGGCAGGCactcccttctcttttccgaACATGCTTTACCTCTAACTGAAAAGAGATTCTACGCTGGATGTATAAGCACAGGAAGCGGCGAGCGAACGCAGCAGGAGGAGTGCCTGGTGACAGTCAGCGTGAAGGCGAGGACATCGTCAGTCAAAGATGGTGTCCTCACTTGCGCCTATGGAGCAGAGAGCAACAAGTCTGTTCCAGAAGTCAGACTCAATTCGGCGAACAACTCGCTCACCATCGTGTGCGGCAATGAGGGGACGATGCAGCCGACCAAGGAATCTCTAACGGCCTACCAGTGCAGCGGCGCCGAGAACGAAGGCTGTAAAACTGTGAAGCTCACTGAAGTTATGCCCAGATTCACATCGAGCTGGTGGGCAGAGGATGAAAAGAACAAGAACGCACCCAAACTGGTGATTCCCGAAGGCGGGTTCCCAGATCAGGAAGAAACGATTCTGCTGGGATGCACACAAAACAGCCAAACAGCTGCGAAGGAAGCCGAAAGTGGTACAACCCCAGCTGTGGAGCTGCCCAAGTGCAAAGTGAAGGTGACTCTCAGTGCGCACTCCTCTGCCTCACAAGCATCGAACGTTTCCTTCCTTGGATTGCTTGGTTTGGCACTCACgcctcttgtctttcttggCACATATTGA